AAATGAATGATGTGTCAGCAGCGACGGATGCGATGGCAAGCGTTACGCACGAGCCCATGCTGTTCTATAGCCCTGGCGCATGTTCGCTGGCCTCTCACATCGCACTGGAAGAGACGGGCAAGCCATACAAGCCGATGGAGACGCTGCTGTCCCAGAAGCAGCACCTGACGCCGGAGTACCTGGCCGTCAACCCACGCGGCAAGGTCCCCGCTCTTATTGCCGACGGCCGGGTGATCACGGAGAACACGGCGATCCTGACCTATATCGGCCTGACATATCCCGAGACCGGCATGTGGCCGACAGACACCATCGACCAGATGCACTGCATTTCTCAGATGGCCTGG
The genomic region above belongs to Pseudorhodoplanes sinuspersici and contains:
- a CDS encoding glutathione S-transferase family protein produces the protein MNDVSAATDAMASVTHEPMLFYSPGACSLASHIALEETGKPYKPMETLLSQKQHLTPEYLAVNPRGKVPALIADGRVITENTAILTYIGLTYPETGMWPTDTIDQMHCISQMAWFSNTPHISQRAKFRPYRFVDDEGMHEAVSAKAKANYWQDMKEIDDLIAGKKWIMGDSYTVVDPYALVFYGWGASHALPMDELKAFTQHKNQMLERPAVRAVLEREKNPHFK